From Oncorhynchus mykiss isolate Arlee chromosome 25, USDA_OmykA_1.1, whole genome shotgun sequence, a single genomic window includes:
- the LOC110505432 gene encoding protein FAM167A — translation MMTFYADPFKTSSALAMDFKELGGEDNCEGDTEGNAEDLNNVKVLTEKLKLQTRRPSYFEWQERLQSRPWKDNPNGLDNSQETAEKYVFLPEIMRDENSDLTIRNICGFDTIDDALDFLRKELREMRFQDNRLARQLIRLRVEIHRLKVEQVCHRHKEMLDDATYELEECGEESDLLCDIPMKAAFALSTPLKHLGLTKMNINSRRFSLC, via the exons ATGATGACTTTTTACGCAGATCCATTTAAAACGTCTAGTGCACTTGCAATGGACTTCAAGGAGCTGGGAGGCGAGGACAACTGCGAAGGAGATACAGAGGGAAACGCTGAGGATTTGAACAATGTGAAAGTCCTTACCGAAAAACTAAAGTTACAAACCCGCAGACCATCCTACTTTGAATGGCAGGAGCGCTTGCAGAGCCGACCGTGGAAGGACAACCCAAATGGTTTAGATAATAGTCAAGAGACTGCAGAGAAATATGTGTTTTTGCCTGAAATTATGCGGGATGAGAACTCAGATCTAACCATCCGCAACATCTGTGGCTTCGATACCATTGATGACGCGTTGGATTTCCTTAGAAAAGAGCTG AGGGAGATGCGGTTCCAGGATAACCGTCTGGCGCGCCAGCTGATCCGTCTGCGTGTGGAGATCCACCGGCTGAAGGTGGAGCAGGTGTGTCACCGCCACAAGGAGATGCTGGACGACGCCACCTACGAGCTGGAGGAGTGTGGCGAGGAGTCCGACCTGCTCTGTGATATCCCCATGAAGGCTGCCTTTGCTCTGTCCACCCCCCTCAAACACCTTGGCCTCACCAAGATGAACATCAACTCCCGACGCTTCTCCCTCTGTTGA